The proteins below are encoded in one region of Chloracidobacterium sp.:
- a CDS encoding mechanosensitive ion channel family protein: MKTSFVWYAAGATPLWTRFTRFLETNYVELLAAAGWAVVAWLLVLLVTRGIRALVRRVSADFEPPYTALRHPVRVFLWLLLLPVGADLAELPRNVQNRLEAGFGVALTLAALWFGFELTAVVADFSLQRLDANGMDEQRRRSAATRIAILQRLVQIAIVVVGAALFLMQFQVVRTIGVSLLASAGIVGVVVGIAAQKTIGNFVAGIQIAITQPIRVGDTVIVENEYGQIEELTFTFVVVRIWDKRQLILPVSYFLERPFQNWTRYTPELIGQVLVQADFSVPMDAMRAELQRLCEADPNWNGQVCRLIVQEVNERAIVIRATMSADDPGKLFDLRVAVREGLVRWLATTEGGRYLPKIRQADLLDAQVTSTGGDDGDGVP; this comes from the coding sequence ATGAAGACGAGCTTCGTTTGGTACGCGGCTGGAGCGACTCCCCTCTGGACGCGCTTCACACGCTTTCTTGAGACCAACTACGTCGAGCTGCTGGCGGCGGCGGGTTGGGCGGTTGTTGCTTGGCTATTGGTTCTGCTCGTAACGCGCGGCATCCGGGCGCTCGTTCGCCGGGTTTCCGCCGACTTTGAGCCGCCCTACACTGCGCTGCGCCATCCTGTACGAGTCTTTCTCTGGCTGTTGCTGCTGCCAGTCGGCGCGGATTTAGCTGAACTGCCAAGAAACGTCCAAAACCGCCTTGAAGCAGGCTTTGGCGTCGCTTTGACGCTGGCCGCCCTCTGGTTCGGCTTTGAGTTGACGGCTGTCGTCGCTGACTTCTCCCTGCAACGCTTGGACGCTAACGGCATGGATGAACAACGCCGCCGGTCGGCGGCGACGCGCATCGCTATTCTGCAGCGGCTTGTCCAAATCGCTATCGTCGTCGTTGGGGCGGCGTTGTTTTTGATGCAGTTTCAAGTGGTGCGCACCATCGGCGTCTCGCTGCTGGCGTCGGCCGGGATTGTGGGCGTTGTCGTCGGCATCGCTGCTCAGAAAACCATCGGCAACTTTGTCGCCGGTATCCAGATCGCCATTACGCAACCGATTCGCGTCGGCGATACGGTCATTGTCGAAAACGAGTACGGTCAGATTGAAGAACTGACCTTCACCTTCGTCGTCGTCCGCATTTGGGACAAGCGGCAGCTCATCTTACCGGTGTCGTACTTTCTGGAACGGCCTTTTCAGAACTGGACGCGCTACACGCCGGAACTCATCGGTCAGGTGCTGGTGCAGGCGGATTTCAGCGTGCCAATGGACGCCATGCGGGCTGAACTGCAACGGCTGTGCGAGGCCGATCCGAACTGGAACGGGCAGGTGTGTCGGTTGATTGTCCAAGAGGTCAATGAGCGCGCCATTGTTATTCGGGCCACGATGTCGGCTGATGATCCGGGGAAGCTTTTTGATTTACGGGTAGCTGTACGCGAGGGCCTCGTGCGATGGCTGGCGACAACCGAGGGCGGCCGTTATCTACCAAAAATCCGTCAGGCCGATTTACTTGACGCCCAAGTGACGTCTACGGGCGGCGACGACGGCGATGGAGTCCCATGA
- a CDS encoding class I SAM-dependent methyltransferase, with translation MESVIESLREQYHRRFASLAEYRNEVWKIILSQYLQEKIGQDKIILDLGCGWGEFINNVQAKKKYAIDLNSDGKNHLNPDVHFMNVDSSKPWPLEDESLDVVFTSNFFERLLNKNELLLTLNQAFRCLKKNGVIICLGPNIKYIGKSYWDFFDHHLPLSHLSLIEGLELAGFTIVSSRAKFLPYTMARGIRPPLFLVSIYLALPIVWRIFGKQFLVIARK, from the coding sequence ATGGAATCAGTCATAGAAAGCCTTAGAGAGCAATATCACAGGAGATTTGCCAGTTTAGCTGAATATCGCAATGAAGTTTGGAAGATTATTCTATCTCAGTATTTGCAGGAGAAAATTGGTCAAGATAAAATTATTCTCGACTTAGGTTGTGGGTGGGGCGAATTTATCAATAATGTTCAAGCTAAGAAAAAATATGCCATAGATCTCAACTCAGACGGAAAAAACCATCTCAATCCTGACGTTCACTTTATGAACGTCGACTCTTCAAAGCCTTGGCCGCTTGAAGATGAATCACTTGATGTTGTTTTTACTTCCAATTTCTTTGAACGTTTACTCAATAAGAACGAATTACTCCTAACACTGAACCAAGCTTTTCGATGTCTGAAAAAGAATGGAGTAATTATATGCTTAGGTCCGAATATCAAGTATATCGGGAAGTCCTACTGGGACTTTTTCGATCATCATTTGCCGCTGTCGCATCTTTCTTTGATTGAGGGACTGGAATTAGCCGGCTTTACGATTGTATCATCAAGAGCGAAATTTTTGCCGTACACAATGGCTCGCGGCATAAGGCCACCGCTCTTTCTTGTCAGCATTTACTTAGCCTTGCCGATAGTCTGGCGTATCTTCGGAAAACAATTTTTGGTCATAGCAAGAAAATAA
- a CDS encoding peroxiredoxin: METVMALPRINDPAPDFEAKSTQGVIRLSDYKGKWVVLFSHPADFTPVCTTEFVAFAERAKAFAERNAQLIGLSVDSVPAHIAWLRNIEQHFGVKIDFPVIADLDMKVSQKYGLIHPGASETATVRAVFIIDDKGIVRALIYYPMNLGRNIDEILRALEALQTADANACSMPANWKPGEKVVVPPPQTLADAAARAQSSEYEVVDWYLAKKAI, encoded by the coding sequence GTGGAAACCGTCATGGCTTTGCCGCGCATCAACGACCCGGCGCCGGACTTTGAAGCCAAGTCCACCCAGGGCGTTATTCGGCTGTCGGACTATAAAGGCAAGTGGGTGGTGCTGTTTTCGCACCCGGCAGACTTTACGCCCGTCTGTACGACGGAATTCGTTGCCTTCGCCGAGCGCGCCAAGGCGTTTGCCGAGCGCAACGCGCAGCTCATTGGGCTGTCGGTGGATTCCGTCCCGGCGCACATCGCCTGGCTGCGCAACATCGAGCAGCACTTTGGCGTCAAGATTGATTTTCCGGTCATCGCCGACCTCGATATGAAGGTCTCCCAGAAGTACGGGCTGATTCATCCGGGCGCTTCCGAGACGGCGACCGTCCGTGCTGTGTTCATCATTGACGACAAGGGCATTGTGCGGGCACTGATTTATTACCCGATGAATCTGGGACGGAACATTGACGAAATCCTGCGGGCGCTAGAGGCGCTGCAAACGGCCGACGCCAACGCCTGCTCAATGCCGGCCAACTGGAAGCCGGGCGAGAAGGTCGTCGTTCCGCCGCCGCAGACGCTCGCCGACGCCGCCGCACGCGCGCAGTCAAGTGAGTACGAAGTGGTGGACTGGTACTTAGCCAAAAAGGCCATCTAA
- a CDS encoding M67 family metallopeptidase encodes MLALTDEQAAAIRAHGEADYPYECCGLLLGVFEDDGRKTTREVFPISNAREESAKRNRFLITPSELMRGERYARSKGLDVIGFYHSHPDHPAVPSSYDLEHALPVYSYIIVSVIQGRAGELLAWEMEADRSRFNPELLVKGEENACR; translated from the coding sequence ATGCTGGCGCTGACCGACGAACAGGCGGCCGCGATTCGCGCGCACGGCGAAGCCGATTATCCGTACGAGTGTTGTGGGCTGCTGCTGGGCGTTTTTGAGGACGATGGGCGCAAGACGACGCGCGAGGTGTTCCCGATTTCCAACGCCCGCGAGGAAAGCGCCAAGCGTAATCGGTTTTTGATCACGCCGTCGGAGCTGATGCGCGGCGAACGCTACGCCCGGAGCAAGGGGCTTGACGTGATTGGCTTTTATCACTCGCACCCCGACCACCCGGCTGTTCCGTCCAGTTATGATTTGGAGCATGCCCTGCCGGTCTATTCGTACATCATTGTCTCCGTGATACAGGGGCGGGCAGGCGAGCTGTTAGCGTGGGAAATGGAGGCGGATCGCAGTCGGTTCAACCCTGAACTTCTGGTGAAAGGAGAGGAGAACGCATGCCGGTAA
- the hpnI gene encoding bacteriohopanetetrol glucosamine biosynthesis glycosyltransferase HpnI: MSYLWLGLQIPLGVAALGGLAYLALALWSAATFPRHRANLKRPPKKQRPPMSLLKPLCGAETELETCLSSFFQLRYPRFELIFAVRTPDDPAVEVVRRLCARFPGVRAQLLFTGEPPYANAKVFSLEKMAQAAAYDILVITDSDTCVPPNYLDGIAAAFADRNVGVVTHPYRGVASGDVWSRLEAIGMTTEFMAGVIVAERLEGMKFALGPSMAIRRDCLKAIGGFAAMRDYLADDFVLGAWTARAGWKVLLLPQPVEHVATARGFRTNFKHRLRWNRSSRFSRPAGYPGQGFTYGLVWSLLFAAVAPWPVNLAVVAAALLLRGGLALTLAGRLGDRTIRRHLWLIPLQDLLSWASWIGGFLGKTIEWRGERYVLLDGGRFQPLSRPIEPAGATTAAW; the protein is encoded by the coding sequence ATGTCGTATCTTTGGCTTGGCTTGCAAATTCCGCTGGGCGTCGCCGCGCTAGGCGGACTCGCCTATCTGGCGCTGGCTCTCTGGTCGGCGGCGACATTTCCCCGTCACCGCGCGAACCTCAAACGCCCGCCTAAGAAGCAGCGCCCACCGATGTCGTTGCTTAAGCCGCTGTGCGGCGCGGAAACCGAACTGGAAACCTGCCTGAGCAGTTTTTTCCAACTGAGATACCCACGCTTTGAGCTGATTTTCGCCGTACGGACGCCAGACGATCCGGCGGTCGAAGTCGTTCGCCGGTTGTGCGCGCGCTTTCCCGGCGTCCGCGCCCAGTTGCTCTTTACAGGCGAGCCGCCCTACGCCAACGCCAAGGTGTTTAGTCTGGAAAAGATGGCGCAGGCCGCCGCCTACGACATCCTCGTGATCACGGACAGCGACACCTGCGTACCACCAAACTACCTTGACGGTATCGCCGCCGCCTTCGCTGACCGAAATGTGGGCGTGGTGACGCACCCGTACCGGGGCGTGGCGAGCGGCGATGTGTGGTCGCGGCTGGAAGCCATTGGGATGACGACCGAGTTTATGGCTGGCGTCATCGTCGCCGAACGGTTGGAAGGCATGAAGTTCGCCCTCGGGCCGTCCATGGCGATTCGCCGCGACTGTCTGAAGGCCATCGGCGGGTTCGCCGCCATGCGCGATTACCTCGCCGACGACTTTGTACTGGGGGCGTGGACGGCGCGCGCCGGCTGGAAGGTGCTGCTGCTGCCGCAGCCGGTAGAGCACGTCGCTACGGCGCGTGGTTTCCGCACGAACTTCAAGCACCGGCTGCGCTGGAATCGCAGCAGCCGGTTTTCGCGTCCGGCGGGCTATCCAGGACAGGGTTTCACCTACGGTTTGGTCTGGTCGCTGCTTTTTGCCGCCGTCGCGCCGTGGCCGGTCAACCTTGCCGTCGTTGCGGCGGCGCTGTTGCTGCGGGGCGGTCTGGCGCTCACGCTGGCGGGACGACTCGGTGACCGCACAATCCGGCGACATCTCTGGCTCATTCCGCTGCAAGACCTCCTTAGTTGGGCGTCGTGGATCGGCGGTTTTCTGGGCAAAACCATTGAGTGGCGCGGTGAACGCTACGTTCTTCTGGACGGCGGTCGTTTTCAGCCGTTGTCGCGTCCAATTGAGCCGGCGGGAGCGACGACTGCCGCCTGGTGA
- a CDS encoding glycosyltransferase family 39 protein, which translates to MFIKRRDEWLVIAVAGVVFVSACFPPPHLMDDVDAAQAQIARTMLETGDWITPRLNGVVYLEKAPLKYWLIALAFAVFGVHDWAARLPIGLGVVALCWLTLRMGVWAFGARAGFHAGLILATSIGLFLFTRILIADVLLTLSIALALWAFLRATDLEEVRPRCWSAVVAISLAAGFLFKGFIGLIFPLAAIALYALVTGQWRQRDLWQRLQPATTAVIVLSLILPWFVAATVRNPPWFDFALTSEPGKYRGFFWFFVFNEHVLRFLGRRYPRDYNTVPRLWFWLSHLVWFFPWSLFLPGVARLRLTRRPANRAERLTLLAVVWIGFVMVFFSFSTTQEYYSLPIYPAVALLLGAALTKDGRFQTIACWTTSVTAGLAALVAAALLIVNWNTPTPGDIAQALAKSTDVYAVYTLSLGHLGDLTVRSFAYLRLPLTLAAVAFLIGAVGVHVLQRRTIWPPITAMLTLLLVAARIAMTTFDPYLGSYPLAQALVAAQRTHPGRVVVDNQYYAFSSVFFYANLQGALLLNGRTTNLEYGSYAPGAPDVFLDDKQFVALWRTPERAYLLVEDVHLPRIERLVGATALYPVAASGGKFLLCNQPKVQ; encoded by the coding sequence ATGTTCATCAAGCGCCGTGACGAGTGGTTAGTCATCGCCGTAGCGGGTGTTGTGTTTGTGAGCGCCTGTTTTCCACCGCCCCACCTGATGGACGACGTGGACGCCGCTCAAGCGCAAATCGCCCGGACGATGCTTGAAACCGGCGACTGGATCACGCCACGTCTCAACGGCGTCGTGTACCTCGAAAAAGCGCCGCTCAAGTACTGGCTCATCGCGCTGGCGTTCGCCGTCTTCGGCGTTCACGATTGGGCGGCGCGGCTGCCCATCGGTCTGGGCGTCGTGGCGCTGTGTTGGCTGACGTTGCGGATGGGCGTCTGGGCCTTTGGCGCGCGCGCTGGCTTTCACGCCGGCCTTATCCTCGCCACCAGCATCGGCCTCTTTCTGTTTACGCGCATCCTCATCGCGGATGTACTGCTCACGTTGAGCATTGCGCTCGCCCTGTGGGCGTTTCTGCGGGCGACTGATCTGGAAGAAGTCCGGCCGCGCTGCTGGTCGGCCGTTGTGGCCATCAGCCTCGCGGCCGGGTTTCTCTTCAAGGGGTTCATCGGGCTCATCTTCCCATTGGCCGCAATAGCGCTGTACGCCCTGGTCACAGGGCAGTGGCGACAACGCGACCTGTGGCAACGCCTACAGCCGGCGACAACCGCCGTCATCGTTCTAAGCCTCATCCTGCCATGGTTTGTCGCTGCTACGGTGCGCAATCCGCCGTGGTTTGATTTTGCGCTGACCAGCGAGCCGGGCAAATACCGTGGGTTTTTCTGGTTTTTTGTCTTCAACGAGCATGTGTTGCGCTTTCTGGGGCGACGCTACCCGCGCGACTATAACACCGTTCCGCGCCTGTGGTTCTGGCTGTCGCATCTAGTCTGGTTCTTTCCGTGGAGCCTGTTCCTGCCCGGTGTCGCCCGCTTGCGGCTGACACGCCGGCCAGCCAACCGCGCCGAGCGGCTGACGCTATTGGCCGTTGTGTGGATCGGCTTTGTGATGGTGTTTTTTTCGTTTTCAACGACGCAGGAATACTACTCGCTGCCGATTTATCCGGCCGTCGCTCTCCTGTTGGGTGCGGCGCTGACCAAAGACGGTCGTTTCCAGACCATCGCCTGCTGGACGACTTCAGTCACGGCCGGACTGGCGGCGCTGGTCGCCGCTGCGCTCCTCATCGTGAACTGGAACACGCCGACGCCCGGCGACATCGCACAGGCGCTCGCCAAAAGCACGGACGTGTACGCCGTCTATACGCTGTCGCTCGGCCACCTGGGCGATCTCACGGTTCGGTCATTCGCCTACTTGCGCCTGCCGCTGACCCTGGCCGCTGTCGCGTTTCTTATCGGGGCTGTCGGCGTCCACGTTCTTCAGCGACGGACGATATGGCCGCCCATCACGGCAATGCTGACGCTGCTGCTGGTCGCCGCCCGCATCGCCATGACGACCTTTGATCCCTATCTAGGTTCCTATCCGCTGGCGCAGGCGCTCGTCGCTGCGCAGCGGACGCATCCGGGGCGCGTCGTGGTGGACAACCAGTACTACGCCTTTTCATCCGTGTTTTTCTACGCCAACCTCCAAGGCGCGTTGCTGCTCAACGGGCGCACGACTAACCTTGAATACGGCTCCTACGCTCCCGGTGCGCCGGATGTGTTTCTGGACGACAAGCAGTTCGTCGCCCTGTGGCGCACGCCGGAACGCGCCTACCTGCTGGTTGAGGACGTTCACCTGCCACGGATTGAGCGACTGGTTGGCGCGACAGCGTTGTATCCCGTGGCCGCGAGCGGCGGAAAGTTTTTACTGTGCAATCAACCAAAAGTGCAGTAA
- the moeB gene encoding molybdopterin-synthase adenylyltransferase MoeB, translating into MPVTILIPTALRSFAGGKAEIEVTAATAGEALAALGAAHPELKRHLFDDGGAVRSFVNVYVGDEDIRALQGLDTPLRDGETVMIVPSIAGGAADGDAAARPLPELTQEEYTRYGRHLILPEVGLEGQRKLKQARVLMVGTGGLGAPLGMYLAAAGVGTLGIVDFDVVDASNLQRQIIHGTKDIGRPKVASARDRLHDINPNVHLEIHETRLTSRNALEIIREYDIVVDGTDNFPTRYLVNDACVLLKKPNVYGSIFRFEGQASVFWGERGPCYRCLYPEPPPPGLVPSCAEGGVLGVLPGIVGAIQANETIKLILGAGETLIGRLLLFDAWRMKFRELKLRKNPQCALCGDHPKITELIDYEQFCGLKPPTSTEKSAMEEITAVELKRRLDLGEDLQIIDVREPHEYEIARLPNTKLIPLGQIVERMGEIDPTRTTIVHCKVGGRSARAIEALQKAGFTGKLINLAGGITAWSNDVDPSVPKY; encoded by the coding sequence ATGCCGGTAACGATACTTATCCCGACCGCGCTGCGCAGCTTTGCCGGCGGCAAGGCGGAAATCGAGGTGACGGCGGCGACCGCCGGCGAGGCCCTGGCGGCGCTTGGCGCGGCGCATCCCGAACTCAAAAGGCATCTGTTCGATGACGGCGGCGCGGTGCGCAGCTTCGTCAACGTCTACGTCGGCGACGAGGACATCCGCGCGTTGCAGGGGCTGGACACGCCGCTCCGCGACGGCGAAACCGTCATGATTGTGCCTTCGATTGCCGGCGGCGCGGCCGACGGTGACGCTGCCGCGCGTCCGCTGCCCGAACTGACGCAGGAAGAATACACGCGCTATGGGCGGCATCTCATCCTGCCGGAGGTCGGACTAGAAGGGCAGCGCAAGCTCAAGCAGGCGCGCGTTCTGATGGTGGGGACGGGAGGGCTGGGCGCGCCGCTGGGGATGTATCTGGCGGCGGCCGGCGTCGGGACGCTCGGCATTGTGGATTTCGACGTGGTGGACGCCTCCAACCTTCAGCGCCAGATCATCCACGGTACGAAGGACATCGGCCGGCCCAAGGTCGCTTCGGCGCGTGACCGGCTGCACGACATCAACCCCAACGTCCATCTGGAGATTCACGAAACGCGCCTGACGAGCCGCAACGCACTGGAAATCATTCGTGAGTATGACATTGTGGTGGACGGGACGGACAACTTCCCAACGCGCTACTTGGTCAACGACGCCTGCGTTCTGCTCAAGAAGCCAAATGTCTACGGCTCGATTTTCCGTTTTGAGGGGCAGGCAAGCGTGTTTTGGGGCGAGCGGGGGCCGTGCTACCGGTGCCTGTATCCCGAACCGCCGCCGCCGGGACTTGTGCCATCCTGCGCCGAAGGCGGCGTGCTGGGCGTGTTGCCGGGGATTGTCGGGGCGATTCAAGCCAACGAAACTATCAAGCTGATCCTAGGCGCAGGGGAGACGCTGATTGGGCGACTGCTGCTGTTTGACGCTTGGCGGATGAAGTTCCGCGAACTCAAGCTGCGCAAAAATCCGCAGTGCGCGTTGTGCGGCGATCACCCGAAAATCACTGAACTCATTGATTACGAGCAATTTTGTGGACTCAAGCCGCCAACCTCTACGGAGAAATCGGCTATGGAAGAAATCACCGCCGTCGAACTCAAGCGCCGTCTAGACTTGGGTGAAGACTTGCAGATTATTGACGTACGCGAGCCACACGAGTACGAGATTGCGCGCCTGCCCAACACGAAGCTCATTCCGCTGGGGCAAATCGTTGAGCGAATGGGTGAAATTGACCCGACGCGCACGACAATCGTGCACTGCAAAGTGGGCGGGCGCAGCGCGCGCGCCATCGAAGCTCTACAGAAAGCCGGATTCACGGGTAAACTCATCAATCTGGCCGGCGGCATCACTGCTTGGTCAAACGACGTGGATCCGAGTGTCCCGAAGTACTGA
- a CDS encoding DNA adenine methylase — protein MLKSPLRYPGGKSRAVQQIMRLLPNGFEEYREPFVGGGSFFIYLRQVYPSLRFWINDLNPELFYFWKQAQEDSEKLAKEILRVKCKRTDGQKLFNDLVAVKTENLTGLERAVRFFILNRITFSGVVEAGGYSQLAFRSRFTESSILRVARLGRLLEGVKITNLDYRQVLASGGGEIFTFLDPPYFKATKSRLYGKNGVLHTTFDHGEFAERMKSCRHLWLVTYDDSPEVRENFKFANIYGWKLQYGMNNYRQGRATPGHELFIANYPLPIPLESRVAEERLPKQLRLI, from the coding sequence ATGCTCAAAAGTCCATTACGCTATCCCGGCGGCAAGTCTCGCGCAGTTCAGCAAATCATGCGCCTTCTGCCTAATGGCTTTGAAGAATATAGAGAGCCGTTTGTTGGAGGAGGATCCTTTTTCATTTATCTACGTCAAGTGTATCCGAGTTTGAGATTTTGGATTAATGACTTAAATCCTGAACTTTTTTATTTCTGGAAACAGGCACAAGAGGATTCAGAAAAGCTGGCAAAAGAAATCTTGAGGGTGAAGTGTAAAAGAACGGATGGGCAGAAACTGTTCAACGACTTGGTCGCCGTCAAGACGGAAAACCTCACTGGACTTGAACGCGCCGTCCGTTTTTTTATCCTCAACCGCATCACGTTCTCAGGCGTTGTCGAAGCCGGTGGCTACTCACAGTTGGCGTTCAGGAGTCGGTTTACCGAATCTTCCATTCTGCGTGTCGCCAGGCTTGGGCGACTTCTGGAAGGCGTAAAGATTACTAATCTGGACTACCGCCAAGTGCTTGCTTCAGGCGGCGGAGAAATCTTCACCTTCCTTGATCCACCGTACTTCAAAGCAACGAAGTCAAGGCTGTATGGGAAGAACGGCGTCTTACATACAACCTTCGACCATGGTGAGTTTGCCGAGCGGATGAAGTCCTGTAGGCATTTATGGCTGGTGACATATGACGACTCACCTGAAGTTAGGGAAAACTTCAAATTCGCCAACATCTATGGCTGGAAGCTCCAATATGGCATGAACAACTACAGGCAGGGTCGGGCGACGCCGGGTCATGAGCTTTTTATCGCCAACTATCCACTGCCCATCCCATTAGAAAGTCGCGTTGCTGAGGAGCGGCTGCCGAAGCAACTTAGGCTGATCTGA
- a CDS encoding ribonuclease Z: MSDRLLIALGTSSQVPTRERNHNGYFVRWDDAGLLFDPGEGTQRQMTHFGVAAADITAIFLTHLHGDHCLGLPGVIQRLSLDGVTHPVDLYYPASGAEYVRRLRRASIFTETAVIREHPITTPGVIYETARFRIEAHPLDHTVESWGYRLVEPDTLTLLPEKLAALGLQGPAVGRLKRQGFFDLPNGRRIAAAEVGRPKRGGSFAFVMDSRPCAGALRLADHVDTLLCEATFLESEIAEADRYGHMTARQAATVAREAGARLLVLTHFSRRYRQTQPFIQEAAAVHPNVIALTDGMTVSLRTTARALERAGNAPTD, from the coding sequence GTGTCGGATCGTCTTCTGATTGCGCTCGGTACGTCCAGCCAAGTGCCGACGCGCGAACGTAACCACAACGGCTACTTTGTCCGCTGGGACGACGCTGGTTTGCTGTTCGATCCGGGCGAGGGCACGCAGCGGCAAATGACGCACTTCGGCGTCGCCGCCGCCGACATCACGGCGATTTTCCTCACGCATCTACACGGCGATCACTGTCTGGGGCTGCCGGGCGTTATTCAGCGGCTCTCGCTCGACGGCGTAACGCATCCGGTGGATTTGTACTACCCGGCTTCCGGGGCGGAGTATGTCCGTCGGCTGCGGCGGGCTTCGATTTTCACGGAAACGGCCGTCATCCGGGAGCATCCCATCACCACGCCCGGTGTCATCTACGAAACGGCGCGGTTTCGAATTGAAGCGCACCCACTTGACCACACGGTGGAAAGTTGGGGTTACCGTCTGGTTGAACCCGACACGCTGACGCTGCTGCCGGAAAAGCTGGCGGCGTTAGGCCTGCAGGGGCCAGCTGTGGGCCGGCTCAAGCGGCAGGGCTTTTTTGATCTCCCCAACGGCCGGCGCATTGCGGCCGCCGAAGTCGGGCGACCCAAACGCGGCGGCTCGTTCGCCTTCGTTATGGACAGCCGTCCTTGCGCCGGTGCGCTACGGTTGGCCGACCACGTGGACACCCTGCTGTGCGAAGCGACCTTTCTAGAGAGTGAAATTGCAGAAGCCGACCGCTATGGCCATATGACGGCGCGGCAGGCGGCGACCGTCGCGCGCGAGGCCGGGGCGAGGCTGCTTGTCCTGACGCACTTTTCACGGCGCTACCGGCAAACGCAGCCCTTCATTCAAGAAGCCGCCGCCGTTCATCCTAATGTCATCGCGCTGACGGATGGGATGACGGTGTCGCTGCGGACGACGGCGCGCGCGCTTGAGCGGGCGGGCAACGCGCCGACGGATTGA
- a CDS encoding cysteine synthase family protein, whose protein sequence is MQERALTLPAAIGNTPLFRLQRVTAGVVPEGVEVYAKGEHLNPGGSVKDRAALSMIRAGERSGALTPGKTILDATSGNTGIAYAMLGAALGYRVTLCLPKNASLERKKMLRIYGADIIETNPLEATDGAQRLAKQLAAEHPDKYFYPDQYNNDANWRAHYLTTANEIWAQTDGRVTHFVAGLGTSGTFIGTSRRLKELNPHIRCISMQPDSPLHGLEGMKHMATALVPGIYDPTVADANVEVSTEAAQAMMRRLAREEGLFVGVSAGANVVAALNVARTLPPGSVVVTVLCDAGTRYMSEDIWGEAQTR, encoded by the coding sequence ATGCAGGAGCGCGCCCTCACCTTGCCCGCCGCCATTGGGAACACGCCGCTGTTTCGGCTTCAGCGCGTGACGGCGGGCGTCGTCCCAGAAGGCGTTGAGGTGTACGCCAAGGGCGAACATCTCAATCCCGGCGGCTCGGTCAAGGATCGGGCGGCGTTGAGCATGATTCGCGCTGGCGAGCGCAGCGGCGCATTGACGCCCGGCAAGACGATTCTCGACGCAACGAGCGGCAACACGGGGATCGCCTATGCGATGTTGGGCGCGGCGCTGGGCTACCGTGTGACGCTGTGCCTACCAAAAAACGCCAGCCTGGAGCGCAAAAAAATGCTGCGCATCTACGGCGCGGACATTATTGAGACCAATCCACTCGAAGCCACCGACGGAGCGCAGCGGCTGGCGAAACAGCTCGCCGCCGAGCACCCGGACAAGTATTTCTATCCTGACCAGTACAACAACGACGCCAACTGGCGGGCGCACTACCTGACGACGGCGAATGAGATTTGGGCGCAAACTGACGGGCGCGTCACGCACTTTGTCGCCGGACTAGGCACGTCAGGGACGTTCATCGGCACGTCGCGCCGTCTGAAGGAACTCAATCCGCACATTCGGTGCATTTCAATGCAACCTGACTCGCCACTGCATGGGCTGGAAGGGATGAAGCACATGGCGACGGCGCTTGTGCCGGGCATTTACGATCCGACCGTCGCCGACGCCAACGTGGAAGTGAGTACGGAAGCAGCGCAGGCGATGATGCGGCGACTAGCACGTGAGGAAGGGCTGTTTGTCGGGGTCAGTGCTGGGGCGAACGTTGTGGCGGCGCTGAATGTGGCGCGGACGCTTCCGCCCGGCTCGGTCGTCGTGACGGTACTCTGCGACGCCGGGACGCGCTACATGAGCGAAGACATCTGGGGCGAGGCGCAGACGAGGTGA